A genomic window from Trueperaceae bacterium includes:
- a CDS encoding ROK family transcriptional regulator: MSVASNATTVRDANRAAVLERIRLRAPVTRAEIARDTGLTPAAVSNIVGGLIAEGWVVETGRRPLERGQPPVELDLAASAVYSVGLHLDRDLISAVLVDLKGSVVHSVGQEIAPPDPEEALELLRTNYGRLLAGSNVSEDKILGAGVVTVGPLDLERGTVRGPPNFPGWHDVPLRDLLAGALGLPVILENNATAAAIGEHWYGAGRHHSNFLYVYIGLGVGGGLFFNNRVYRGSGLNAGEFGHLPLRLQEGTVPLESRTSILALRRELGEGQAQPEAIAAGLARRDPALVAWFERAAGYLAEAVAGVDNLLDLDAIVFGGRHSREVLEYLVARVADLTAPLRMPNRPSYAMIKAGRAGDDTAALGAAALPLYDAFAALPQAVAPGR, translated from the coding sequence ATGAGCGTTGCCTCCAACGCGACCACCGTTCGCGATGCCAACCGCGCCGCCGTGCTCGAGCGGATCCGCCTGCGAGCGCCGGTCACCCGCGCCGAGATCGCACGCGACACCGGCCTCACGCCGGCGGCCGTGAGCAATATCGTGGGTGGGCTGATCGCTGAGGGTTGGGTGGTGGAGACGGGCCGCCGGCCGCTCGAACGCGGCCAGCCACCGGTCGAACTCGACCTGGCCGCCTCCGCCGTCTACTCCGTTGGACTCCACCTCGACCGCGACCTGATCTCGGCCGTGCTCGTTGATCTCAAGGGCTCCGTCGTCCACAGCGTGGGCCAGGAGATCGCCCCGCCCGATCCCGAGGAAGCCCTGGAACTGCTTCGGACGAACTACGGGCGGTTGCTGGCGGGAAGCAACGTGTCCGAGGACAAGATCCTGGGCGCCGGGGTCGTGACGGTCGGGCCGCTCGACCTGGAGCGGGGAACGGTGCGGGGTCCCCCCAACTTCCCCGGATGGCACGACGTGCCCCTTCGCGACCTGCTCGCCGGCGCGCTCGGGCTGCCGGTGATCCTGGAGAACAACGCAACCGCGGCGGCGATAGGCGAGCACTGGTACGGAGCCGGGCGGCACCACTCCAACTTCCTCTACGTCTACATAGGCCTCGGCGTGGGCGGCGGGCTCTTCTTCAACAACCGGGTGTACCGAGGAAGCGGCCTGAACGCCGGGGAGTTCGGACACCTGCCGCTGCGGTTGCAGGAAGGGACGGTCCCTCTCGAGAGCCGCACCTCGATACTGGCTCTTCGGCGTGAGCTGGGCGAAGGCCAGGCGCAGCCGGAGGCGATCGCGGCCGGTCTGGCCCGGCGGGACCCGGCCCTCGTCGCCTGGTTCGAGCGTGCCGCCGGCTACCTGGCCGAGGCGGTGGCAGGAGTCGACAACCTGCTCGACCTCGACGCCATCGTGTTCGGGGGGCGCCACAGCCGGGAGGTGCTCGAGTACCTGGTGGCGCGGGTCGCCGACCTCACGGCTCCCCTCAGGATGCCCAACCGTCCCAGTTACGCGATGATCAAAGCAGGCCGGGCGGGCGACGACACGGCGGCACTCGGCGCGGCGGCTCTGCCCCTCTACGACGCCTTCGCGGCCCTCCCTCAGGCGGTGGCCCCCGGCAGATGA
- a CDS encoding aldolase, producing the protein MQKYRLNRFLAADGRCLDVAIDHGFFGETKFLSGIERMERAVEAVVAAGPDAVQLTVGQARLLQAIPGPDKPGLVLRTDIANVYGSDLPDRLFSIAIEDAVEQSLRLDAACLCVNLFQLEGAPEVHEACIRNIVRLKPEADRYGMPLMIEPLAMKRGGSGYGVNGDKDAIRTLVRQAVELGADVIKADPTDRLDEYFEVIEVAAPVPVLVRGGGRVSDEEVLRRTHVVLEQGASGIVYGRNIIQHENPPAMTRALMAVVHDGAQPEEAAELLRQGS; encoded by the coding sequence GTGCAGAAGTACCGGCTCAACCGCTTCCTGGCCGCCGACGGGCGTTGCCTCGACGTGGCCATCGACCACGGCTTCTTCGGGGAAACGAAGTTCCTCAGCGGGATCGAGCGGATGGAGCGAGCGGTGGAAGCCGTGGTCGCGGCCGGTCCCGACGCTGTTCAGCTGACCGTGGGACAGGCGCGTCTTCTGCAAGCGATACCGGGGCCCGACAAGCCGGGACTGGTGCTGCGTACCGATATCGCCAACGTCTACGGCAGCGATCTGCCCGACCGCCTCTTCAGCATCGCCATCGAGGATGCCGTCGAGCAGTCGCTGAGGCTCGACGCCGCCTGCCTCTGCGTCAACCTCTTCCAGCTGGAGGGAGCGCCGGAAGTGCACGAAGCGTGCATCCGCAACATCGTGCGGCTCAAGCCGGAAGCCGACAGGTACGGAATGCCGCTCATGATCGAACCGTTGGCGATGAAGCGAGGCGGCTCCGGATACGGCGTGAACGGCGACAAGGACGCGATCAGGACCCTGGTGAGGCAGGCGGTCGAGTTGGGGGCCGACGTCATCAAGGCCGACCCGACCGACAGGCTCGACGAGTACTTCGAAGTCATCGAGGTGGCCGCGCCGGTCCCGGTGCTGGTTCGGGGCGGTGGCAGGGTTTCCGACGAGGAGGTGCTGCGACGTACCCATGTCGTGCTCGAGCAGGGCGCCAGCGGCATCGTCTACGGCCGCAACATAATCCAGCACGAGAACCCTCCGGCCATGACGCGTGCCCTCATGGCGGTTGTCCACGATGGGGCTCAACCGGAAGAGGCGGCGGAGCTGCTTAGGCAGGGATCGTGA
- a CDS encoding Gfo/Idh/MocA family oxidoreductase translates to MNRGSASEIRFGIIGLGLMGREFASAAARWLHLQEIGVRPVITAVCDPIESARDWFLRNVPTVRRDYSDYRDLLEDPEVDAVYCAVPHHLHESVYCEILRSGKHLLGEKPFGIDLEANERINEEIRRHPELLVRCSSEFPFYPGAYRIARSIAAGEFGRIIGVEAGFLHSSDLDPRKPINWKRRIETNGAYGCMGDLGMHVLHIPLRAGWMPDDVSAQLSNIVPQRPDGRGGTAACDTWDNATILGRVPQEDAAFPLLLHTKRIAPGETNTWYLKVHGTELSMEYSTKFPKTLRRLQYRSGGEQAWQHLDLGYESAYPAITGGIFEFGFPDAILQMWAAFCDELAHGREGMKQPFTCVTPEEAAQSHIVFTRALESGAA, encoded by the coding sequence GTGAACCGCGGCAGCGCCAGCGAGATCCGCTTCGGCATCATCGGCCTGGGCCTCATGGGGCGGGAGTTCGCATCGGCAGCGGCACGCTGGCTCCACTTGCAGGAGATCGGGGTGCGCCCGGTCATCACCGCGGTCTGCGACCCCATCGAGTCGGCCCGCGACTGGTTCTTGCGAAACGTTCCTACGGTACGGCGCGACTACTCCGACTACCGTGATCTGCTCGAAGACCCTGAGGTGGACGCCGTCTATTGCGCGGTCCCCCACCACCTGCACGAATCGGTCTACTGCGAAATCCTGAGGTCAGGCAAGCACCTGCTGGGAGAGAAGCCGTTCGGCATCGACCTGGAAGCGAACGAGCGGATCAACGAAGAGATACGCCGCCATCCCGAGCTGCTGGTCCGCTGCTCCTCGGAGTTCCCCTTCTACCCCGGCGCCTATCGCATCGCCCGATCGATCGCAGCCGGAGAGTTCGGCCGCATCATCGGCGTCGAGGCAGGCTTCCTCCACTCCTCCGACCTCGATCCCCGCAAGCCCATCAACTGGAAGCGGAGGATCGAGACCAACGGCGCCTACGGCTGCATGGGTGACCTGGGCATGCACGTCCTCCACATCCCCCTGAGGGCCGGCTGGATGCCAGACGACGTGAGCGCCCAACTCTCCAACATCGTTCCCCAGCGGCCCGACGGCCGGGGCGGCACGGCAGCGTGCGATACCTGGGACAACGCCACCATCCTCGGGAGAGTTCCTCAGGAGGACGCCGCCTTCCCGCTGCTGCTGCACACCAAGCGGATCGCGCCCGGCGAGACGAACACCTGGTACCTGAAGGTACACGGCACCGAGCTCTCGATGGAGTACAGCACCAAGTTCCCCAAGACCCTGAGGCGCCTCCAGTACCGCTCCGGAGGCGAGCAGGCCTGGCAGCACCTCGACCTCGGCTACGAGAGCGCCTACCCCGCCATAACCGGAGGGATCTTCGAGTTCGGCTTCCCCGACGCGATCTTGCAGATGTGGGCGGCGTTCTGCGACGAGCTCGCGCACGGGCGAGAAGGGATGAAGCAGCCGTTCACCTGCGTGACGCCCGAGGAGGCAGCGCAGAGCCACATCGTCTTCACCAGGGCACTGGAGAGCGGAGCGGCCTGA
- a CDS encoding carbohydrate kinase family protein, with protein sequence MIVVAGHLCLDLIPAIPAGAALDPGKLVEVGTVSFATGGAVANVGLALSRLGLEPQLVSRIGDDPFGEILGSLLSAGSHAGRTTEGVRALPGESTSYSIVVNRPGADRTFLHHPGCNDIFSAADLEGEDIRSADLLYFGYPPLMQRIYEDGGESLAEVLAGFRRAGVTVALDMAMPDPAGRSGRVDWRSFLRIVLPNVDLFLPSYEEISYMLEPDSPSPPPSLPHLSAVAARLLELGPAVVGLKLGDEGLYLRTAGTSRLFDAGRLSPPASWAHRELLSPNFRVVVRGTTGAGDATIAGLLTALAKGVEMPQAAAVASAVGACSVEGIDAVSGVLGWQETLARMDRGWERVAAPPLQEEGWRMERGLLLGPYDKGGSW encoded by the coding sequence GTGATAGTCGTGGCCGGTCACCTGTGCCTCGACCTGATCCCCGCCATCCCGGCCGGCGCCGCCCTCGACCCGGGCAAGCTGGTCGAGGTAGGCACCGTTTCGTTCGCGACCGGCGGAGCTGTCGCCAACGTGGGGCTCGCCCTCTCGCGACTTGGGCTCGAGCCGCAGCTGGTGTCCCGCATCGGCGACGATCCGTTCGGGGAGATACTCGGCTCACTCCTCTCAGCCGGCAGCCACGCCGGCCGCACTACCGAAGGCGTAAGGGCTCTCCCCGGCGAGAGCACCTCCTATTCGATCGTCGTGAACCGCCCTGGGGCGGACCGCACCTTCCTCCACCACCCCGGCTGCAACGACATCTTCAGCGCTGCCGACCTCGAAGGCGAAGACATCAGGAGCGCTGACCTCCTCTACTTCGGTTACCCGCCGCTGATGCAGCGGATCTACGAGGACGGCGGCGAGTCGCTGGCAGAGGTGCTGGCAGGGTTTCGGCGGGCGGGCGTGACGGTCGCGCTCGACATGGCCATGCCCGACCCCGCCGGCAGGTCCGGCCGGGTCGATTGGCGTTCCTTCCTGCGCATCGTGCTGCCCAACGTCGACCTCTTCCTCCCTTCGTACGAGGAGATCTCCTACATGCTCGAGCCCGACTCACCCTCGCCGCCGCCATCGCTCCCCCACCTGAGCGCCGTGGCGGCCCGCCTGCTGGAGCTGGGACCAGCGGTCGTGGGCCTGAAACTGGGCGACGAGGGACTCTACCTGCGTACCGCCGGCACGTCACGGCTCTTCGATGCCGGCCGCCTCTCGCCCCCGGCGTCGTGGGCTCATCGGGAGCTCCTCTCGCCCAACTTCAGAGTAGTGGTCCGGGGTACCACGGGCGCGGGAGACGCAACTATCGCCGGTTTGCTCACGGCACTTGCCAAGGGCGTGGAGATGCCGCAGGCAGCGGCAGTGGCATCGGCGGTAGGGGCCTGTTCGGTCGAGGGGATCGACGCCGTGAGCGGGGTCCTGGGCTGGCAGGAAACGCTGGCGAGGATGGATCGCGGTTGGGAGAGGGTAGCCGCACCTCCGCTCCAGGAGGAGGGCTGGAGGATGGAGCGCGGTCTTCTCCTCGGACCCTACGACAAGGGAGGTAGCTGGTGA
- a CDS encoding D-lyxose/D-mannose family sugar isomerase, whose product MNIEDARARAHGYLERAGIVLTAEEAARIEVADFGLGELESTGLELVTYVNTDRVCAKELVLFPRQTCPEHLHPPVAGEPGKEETFRCRWGEVYLYVAGDPVERNLAKARPPTGREETYTVWHEVVLRPGEQYTIYPETLHWFQAGDEGAVVSEFSTRSRDEADIFTDPEIRRIP is encoded by the coding sequence GTGAACATCGAGGACGCACGCGCACGCGCCCACGGATACCTCGAGCGCGCGGGCATCGTACTCACTGCCGAGGAAGCGGCCCGGATCGAGGTGGCCGACTTCGGCTTGGGCGAACTGGAGAGCACCGGGCTGGAGCTGGTGACGTACGTCAACACCGATCGCGTGTGCGCCAAGGAGCTGGTGCTCTTCCCGCGTCAGACCTGCCCCGAGCACCTTCATCCACCGGTCGCCGGCGAACCCGGCAAGGAGGAGACCTTCCGTTGTCGCTGGGGCGAGGTCTACCTCTACGTGGCAGGCGACCCGGTGGAGAGGAACCTGGCCAAGGCGCGGCCCCCCACCGGCCGCGAAGAAACCTATACCGTCTGGCACGAGGTCGTGCTCAGGCCGGGCGAGCAGTACACCATCTACCCCGAGACGCTGCACTGGTTCCAGGCCGGCGACGAGGGAGCGGTGGTGAGCGAGTTCTCGACCCGCAGCCGGGACGAGGCCGATATCTTCACGGATCCCGAGATCCGTCGCATCCCCTGA
- a CDS encoding phytanoyl-CoA dioxygenase family protein, whose amino-acid sequence MPATEQNSELRSHYEREGYVLVHDVLDAELVEEARRHVDWLLERNPGLRPEQLHHDLMKHDPFWVRLISDPRLLDVAEQFLGPDIALFASHYIAKRPHDGQAVLWHQDGSYWPLEPVRVVTLWLALDRTDPENGCLRVIPRSQDLDLQEMKERSDVENVLGSGLDDSLVDDSEAVDILLEPGGVEIHHPNLIHGSHANTSDRWRRGLTIRYIPTSTRIKSDEPWPSAFLLRGKAAAGINRYQPWPSYVEGRHMPFRGSDEWNEEAERANRRPGVIRADTNGGAA is encoded by the coding sequence ATGCCAGCAACCGAGCAGAACAGCGAACTGCGCAGCCACTACGAGCGCGAAGGCTACGTCCTCGTCCACGACGTACTCGACGCCGAACTGGTCGAGGAGGCGCGGCGCCACGTCGACTGGCTGCTGGAACGCAACCCCGGGCTTAGACCGGAACAGCTCCACCACGACCTGATGAAGCACGACCCGTTCTGGGTACGGCTGATCTCGGACCCGCGACTCCTCGACGTGGCCGAACAGTTCCTCGGTCCCGACATCGCCCTCTTCGCGTCCCACTACATCGCCAAGCGCCCGCACGACGGGCAGGCGGTGCTATGGCACCAGGACGGCAGCTACTGGCCGCTCGAGCCGGTGAGGGTGGTGACACTGTGGCTGGCGCTGGACCGGACCGATCCGGAGAACGGCTGTCTACGCGTGATCCCCAGGAGCCAGGACCTCGACTTGCAGGAGATGAAGGAGCGGAGCGATGTCGAGAACGTTCTCGGCTCGGGTCTCGACGACTCCCTGGTCGACGATTCCGAAGCCGTAGACATCCTCCTCGAACCCGGCGGAGTCGAGATCCACCACCCGAACCTCATCCACGGGTCTCACGCGAACACGTCGGACCGCTGGCGTCGTGGCCTCACCATCCGCTACATACCCACCTCGACGCGGATAAAGAGTGACGAGCCGTGGCCAAGCGCCTTCCTGCTGCGTGGCAAGGCGGCTGCCGGGATCAATCGCTACCAGCCCTGGCCCAGCTACGTCGAGGGCCGGCACATGCCGTTCCGCGGCAGCGACGAGTGGAACGAGGAGGCGGAGCGCGCCAACCGGCGGCCGGGGGTCATCCGTGCCGACACCAACGGAGGCGCGGCGTGA
- a CDS encoding glycoside hydrolase family 38 C-terminal domain-containing protein codes for MSEDRLVVHMIGNAHIDPIWLWGWQAGVDEALASFRSAADRCDEFPEFIYTRGEAWLYQQVERLDPELYGRIHKLVEKGQWHISGGQYIQPDVNGPTLMGLRRQVLHGHRYFEDRFGVKPDIGYNLDSFGHPATLPDILSDLGYRGYVFHRPKPDQVSLPGPAFRWVGSGGSEVLAFRIVPGYTTLGEDLTDHIRQAIDNADPRVGHAMCFYGVGNHGGGPTKSDIDFIRRNRFSFDGAELRFSTPAAFFDAIAERHQHLPVVVDELQHTFPGCYSVMHDIKRAQRHGEHLLEHAGQSAAAFRSDSDHQARLNAAWEDLLFTSFHDILAGTSVPSSWESVRAMQGRARIAAEEVIVESTRVWAQRRLPPVNHQQLVVMNPAPYDRHEPVEVEPWLDMDPWGDRWLSDLAGNPQEYQLLQPEAPQITTRLLLKPAVPAEGAVQLLVRDDPRPEVPAVVSDLEAGIEGLANDLLSVRVEDRGIAAIDFQGEPLLAQGGIGLHLREDSTDTWTFHTDRFDERVVESFVGNGWLVEEEGPLRARLRTEGRIGTSRLRWSLDLYRGEPRLAMRIEINFDERHKLLQMPIRLASEPAKWLCGLAGGHVERPSGPAEWPVQGWSRVDLGGGDGASSVSLLTQDAYSLSLRESVWQLTLLRSPRMAWGGGNPLVYGGRDWFTDQGVHVFDFVMRFGGGQEPETLTRQADDLARPLIAFDRYDGMNRPLGRRKSSEPVQVLFRRPGDASGGTGMD; via the coding sequence GTGAGCGAAGACCGCCTGGTCGTGCACATGATCGGCAACGCTCACATCGACCCGATCTGGCTGTGGGGCTGGCAGGCAGGAGTGGACGAGGCGCTGGCATCCTTCCGATCCGCGGCCGACCGCTGCGACGAGTTCCCCGAGTTCATCTACACCAGGGGCGAGGCCTGGCTCTACCAGCAGGTCGAACGGCTCGACCCGGAACTGTACGGCCGTATCCATAAGCTGGTCGAGAAGGGACAGTGGCACATCAGCGGAGGGCAGTACATACAGCCGGACGTGAACGGGCCCACGCTTATGGGCCTGAGGCGCCAGGTACTCCACGGCCACCGCTACTTCGAAGACCGCTTCGGCGTGAAGCCCGACATCGGCTACAACCTCGACTCCTTCGGCCACCCCGCCACCCTTCCCGACATCCTGAGCGACCTGGGCTACCGTGGCTACGTCTTCCACCGGCCCAAGCCCGACCAGGTCTCCTTGCCGGGACCAGCCTTCCGCTGGGTGGGCAGCGGCGGCTCGGAGGTCCTGGCCTTCCGGATCGTCCCCGGTTACACGACCCTGGGCGAGGACCTCACCGACCACATCAGGCAGGCGATCGACAACGCCGACCCCCGGGTAGGTCACGCCATGTGCTTCTACGGGGTGGGCAACCACGGGGGCGGACCGACCAAGTCCGACATCGACTTCATCCGCCGGAACCGCTTCTCGTTCGACGGCGCCGAACTCCGCTTCTCGACCCCGGCCGCGTTCTTCGACGCCATCGCCGAGCGGCACCAGCACCTCCCGGTCGTCGTCGACGAACTGCAGCACACGTTCCCCGGTTGCTACAGCGTCATGCACGACATCAAGCGAGCACAACGCCATGGCGAACACCTGCTCGAGCATGCCGGCCAGTCGGCCGCCGCGTTCCGCAGCGACAGTGACCACCAAGCCAGATTGAACGCGGCTTGGGAGGACCTCCTCTTCACCTCCTTCCACGACATACTCGCCGGCACATCGGTGCCCTCCTCCTGGGAATCCGTGCGGGCGATGCAGGGTCGGGCCCGGATCGCCGCCGAAGAGGTCATCGTGGAGAGTACCCGCGTCTGGGCACAGCGTAGGCTGCCCCCCGTCAATCACCAACAGCTGGTGGTGATGAACCCAGCCCCCTACGACAGGCATGAACCGGTCGAGGTAGAACCCTGGTTGGACATGGACCCGTGGGGGGACCGCTGGCTCAGCGACCTCGCAGGCAACCCCCAGGAGTACCAGCTCCTGCAACCGGAGGCCCCACAGATAACCACCCGGCTGCTGCTGAAGCCAGCGGTGCCGGCCGAAGGGGCCGTGCAACTCCTCGTCCGAGATGACCCTCGGCCCGAAGTGCCGGCGGTTGTGAGCGACCTGGAGGCGGGGATCGAGGGTCTCGCGAACGACCTGCTCTCGGTACGGGTCGAGGACAGAGGGATCGCGGCTATCGACTTCCAGGGAGAGCCACTCCTTGCCCAAGGCGGGATCGGGCTGCACCTGCGCGAGGATTCGACCGACACCTGGACGTTCCACACCGACAGGTTCGACGAGCGGGTCGTCGAGAGCTTCGTAGGCAACGGCTGGCTCGTCGAGGAGGAGGGGCCGCTGCGGGCGCGGTTGCGGACCGAGGGACGTATCGGCACCTCGCGGCTGCGTTGGTCCCTCGACCTGTACCGGGGGGAACCGAGGCTGGCGATGCGGATCGAGATCAACTTCGACGAACGACACAAGCTGCTGCAGATGCCCATCCGGCTCGCCTCCGAGCCGGCCAAATGGCTGTGCGGCCTCGCCGGCGGTCACGTGGAACGGCCAAGCGGACCGGCGGAGTGGCCGGTTCAAGGATGGTCCCGGGTCGACCTGGGCGGAGGCGATGGGGCAAGCTCCGTCTCGCTCCTCACGCAGGACGCCTACAGCCTGAGTTTGCGGGAGAGCGTGTGGCAGTTGACTCTGCTGCGCTCGCCACGGATGGCCTGGGGCGGAGGGAACCCGCTCGTCTACGGCGGCCGTGACTGGTTCACCGATCAGGGAGTGCACGTGTTCGACTTCGTCATGCGCTTCGGCGGGGGGCAGGAGCCCGAAACGTTGACGCGGCAGGCGGACGATCTCGCGCGACCGCTCATCGCCTTCGACCGTTACGATGGGATGAACCGGCCACTTGGCCGGCGCAAGAGTTCGGAGCCGGTTCAGGTCCTGTTCCGGCGGCCTGGGGACGCTAGTGGCGGAACGGGGATGGACTGA
- a CDS encoding DegT/DnrJ/EryC1/StrS family aminotransferase → MDRPALLGGTPVTSADSWPAWPQWNSCEERALREVLASGRWQAGPQVEAFEREFAEYQGAKHAICVTNGTTSLEMALRAAEVGPGDEVIVPSYTFAASALAVMTVGAKPVLVDIEPDSLGIDPLAVESAVGEHTRAVMPVHVGGRPVDMDQLLEVAHRNGLAVVEDAAHGHGSEWRGARIGSAGFCASFSFQTGKSMTSGDGGCLVTGHDETAYRLRSLRNFGRGRSGEPERAGGNYRMTEFQAAVLRCQLGRLDEQIARRQENVALLRESLEQVPGVGVAEEDPRVTRHPYYQVVLNYDAALFGVPKSLLLRALAAEGVPLESGYLPLHRIALFREAGRCLPCPVSERAADESVLWLSFRMALAQPEQIETVARALLRIHRQRELLAQEEEAR, encoded by the coding sequence GTGGATAGGCCCGCCCTGCTGGGCGGCACGCCGGTGACGTCCGCCGACAGCTGGCCCGCATGGCCGCAGTGGAACTCGTGCGAGGAGCGTGCCCTGCGCGAGGTGCTCGCCAGTGGTCGCTGGCAGGCGGGGCCGCAGGTGGAGGCGTTCGAACGGGAGTTCGCGGAGTATCAGGGCGCGAAGCACGCGATCTGCGTCACCAACGGCACTACCTCCCTGGAGATGGCGCTGCGTGCGGCCGAAGTTGGGCCCGGCGACGAGGTTATCGTCCCCAGCTACACCTTCGCGGCCAGCGCCCTGGCGGTGATGACGGTCGGGGCTAAGCCGGTACTGGTGGACATCGAACCCGATTCGTTAGGCATCGATCCTCTGGCGGTGGAGTCGGCCGTGGGCGAGCACACCAGAGCGGTGATGCCGGTTCACGTGGGCGGCCGACCGGTGGACATGGACCAACTCCTCGAGGTCGCCCACAGGAACGGCCTGGCGGTAGTCGAGGACGCCGCGCACGGTCACGGCTCGGAGTGGCGCGGTGCGCGGATCGGCTCGGCCGGGTTCTGCGCCTCCTTCTCCTTCCAGACAGGCAAGAGCATGACCTCGGGGGATGGGGGCTGCCTCGTTACCGGCCACGACGAGACCGCCTACCGGCTCCGTTCGCTGCGCAACTTCGGCAGGGGCCGGAGCGGTGAACCGGAGCGCGCCGGCGGCAACTACCGGATGACCGAGTTCCAGGCTGCCGTGCTCCGCTGCCAGCTGGGGCGCCTCGACGAGCAGATCGCGAGGAGGCAGGAGAACGTGGCGCTGCTGCGCGAGTCGCTCGAGCAGGTGCCCGGGGTAGGCGTTGCCGAGGAAGATCCCCGCGTCACCCGACATCCCTACTACCAGGTGGTCCTGAACTACGATGCGGCGCTGTTCGGAGTGCCCAAGTCGCTGCTGCTGCGGGCGTTGGCGGCCGAAGGCGTACCCCTCGAAAGCGGCTACCTGCCGCTCCACCGGATAGCGCTCTTCCGTGAAGCGGGCCGCTGCCTGCCCTGCCCGGTGAGCGAGCGGGCGGCCGACGAGTCCGTGCTGTGGCTGAGCTTCCGCATGGCTCTCGCCCAACCGGAGCAGATCGAGACCGTTGCCCGAGCGCTGCTGCGGATCCACAGACAGAGGGAACTGCTGGCACAGGAAGAGGAAGCGCGATGA
- a CDS encoding Gfo/Idh/MocA family oxidoreductase, giving the protein MNVGIVGICGFARFHAEAFEALGWNVVAGADRSEKLEETAERFGARPYRDYQELLARDDLDAVSVSLPPVLHPQVVRAAVRRRIPVFCEKPIAPGAAEARALREELGEAKVMVGFSFRYNAAYLRLRELIRSGELGRIVSIHARKCWGTRTSWRLEPGGGAVFVKDIHYYDLIPWLLGEQPAELCAFGGALYRQAPVEDAYQLLMRFPGGTLFHLDSAWWTLPLAESRFEVVGDRARVSVEEDTLRIEGEGARVERPAGEQMVRAEIRAFVRWLAGEGERPPGLVEALEANELAQKVRDCLEVGRG; this is encoded by the coding sequence ATGAACGTAGGCATCGTAGGGATCTGCGGATTCGCACGCTTCCACGCCGAAGCGTTCGAGGCGCTCGGCTGGAACGTTGTCGCCGGGGCTGACCGCAGCGAGAAGCTGGAGGAAACGGCGGAGCGCTTCGGGGCTCGACCGTACCGCGACTACCAGGAACTTCTGGCGCGCGACGACCTCGACGCGGTGAGCGTAAGCCTTCCGCCCGTCCTCCATCCCCAGGTGGTGCGCGCGGCGGTTCGCCGCAGGATCCCGGTGTTCTGCGAGAAACCGATCGCTCCCGGCGCGGCCGAAGCGAGGGCCCTCCGGGAGGAGCTGGGAGAGGCCAAGGTGATGGTGGGCTTCTCCTTCCGCTACAACGCCGCCTACCTCCGGCTCCGTGAGCTCATCCGCTCGGGCGAGCTAGGCCGCATCGTCTCGATCCATGCCCGCAAATGCTGGGGTACTCGCACTTCGTGGCGGCTCGAGCCCGGCGGGGGGGCGGTATTCGTCAAGGACATCCACTACTACGACCTCATCCCCTGGCTGCTGGGAGAGCAACCGGCCGAGCTGTGCGCGTTCGGTGGCGCGCTCTACCGGCAGGCCCCGGTCGAGGATGCCTATCAGCTGTTGATGCGTTTCCCCGGAGGGACCCTCTTCCATCTCGACAGCGCCTGGTGGACGCTGCCGCTGGCAGAGAGCCGCTTCGAGGTCGTAGGCGACCGCGCGCGGGTGTCGGTCGAGGAGGACACGCTCAGGATCGAAGGCGAGGGCGCGCGCGTCGAGCGACCCGCGGGGGAGCAGATGGTGCGGGCAGAGATACGCGCTTTCGTCCGCTGGCTGGCGGGCGAGGGCGAGCGGCCGCCGGGCCTGGTCGAGGCGCTCGAGGCAAACGAGCTGGCGCAGAAGGTGCGTGACTGCCTGGAGGTAGGGCGTGGATAG